The following proteins are encoded in a genomic region of Pirellulales bacterium:
- a CDS encoding prepilin-type N-terminal cleavage/methylation domain-containing protein → MHDQSNPNRASRPRSTRSICRPSLLVPGPRPLASGPSLFPRAFTLIELMVVMAIMAILAAAMAIAVSGAQESAQIAKTRSLIARLNALVMQKYESYATRRLPVTIPSEVIDPSGSLVQMPSAVSRKVRCDVLRQMMRMEMPDRWRDIIDDAVPIKMEDVTSPTRPAYTDPTTNSQTIQMQRSASSQAYLASHNSVQNTPAFIKLGANYQGAKCLYLLVTMGLEEPSVLENFSEGDIADFDHSGCKVFIDAWGNPINFLRWAPGLVSPLQPPTPTSAATKDQRMPDQTDPTGVYGTPRFDSSAVNGIPRTEPPAPAVTNWDTFALYPLVYSAGPDGHYDIVPDMTNASGSVLQYSRTSPPNNPFASIDQLTTNKFPDGPIGAPAIFPKTDRGSRALGSFDNIHSHSMGAR, encoded by the coding sequence ATGCACGATCAATCGAACCCAAATCGCGCTTCGCGTCCGCGCTCTACAAGGAGCATTTGTCGGCCGTCGCTCCTCGTCCCTGGCCCCCGGCCCCTGGCCTCTGGCCCCTCGCTTTTCCCCCGCGCCTTCACCCTCATCGAACTCATGGTCGTGATGGCGATCATGGCGATCCTCGCCGCGGCGATGGCGATTGCCGTGAGCGGAGCGCAAGAATCGGCGCAAATCGCCAAGACCCGTTCTCTGATCGCCCGGCTCAATGCGCTGGTGATGCAGAAATACGAATCGTATGCCACGCGCCGCCTGCCGGTCACGATCCCCAGCGAGGTCATCGATCCCAGCGGCAGCCTGGTTCAGATGCCTTCGGCAGTGAGCCGCAAGGTGCGCTGCGACGTGCTGCGGCAGATGATGAGGATGGAAATGCCCGACCGCTGGAGGGACATTATCGATGACGCGGTTCCAATCAAAATGGAGGACGTCACTTCCCCGACGCGACCGGCATACACAGATCCCACGACCAATTCACAGACAATCCAAATGCAGCGATCCGCTTCCAGCCAAGCCTATCTGGCGTCTCACAATTCGGTTCAGAACACGCCGGCGTTCATCAAGCTGGGCGCAAATTATCAAGGGGCCAAGTGCCTCTATCTGCTCGTGACGATGGGCTTGGAAGAACCGAGCGTGCTCGAAAACTTCTCCGAGGGAGACATCGCCGACTTCGACCACTCGGGCTGCAAGGTGTTTATCGACGCCTGGGGAAATCCCATCAACTTTCTCCGCTGGGCGCCGGGGCTCGTCTCGCCGCTCCAGCCGCCGACGCCGACCAGCGCGGCCACGAAGGACCAGCGGATGCCGGACCAAACCGATCCGACCGGGGTGTACGGCACGCCGCGATTCGACTCGAGCGCCGTGAACGGGATTCCGCGCACCGAGCCGCCGGCGCCGGCCGTAACCAATTGGGACACCTTCGCGCTCTATCCGCTCGTTTACTCGGCCGGCCCGGACGGCCATTACGATATCGTCCCCGACATGACCAACGCCAGTGGCAGCGTGCTGCAATACTCACGGACGAGTCCTCCCAATAATCCGTTCGCCAGCATCGACCAATTGACGACCAACAAGTTTCCCGACGGCCCCATCGGCGCGCCGGCCATATTCCCGAAGACGGACCGCGGCAGCCGCGCGCTGGGGAGCTTCGACAACATTCACAGCCATTCGATGGGGGCGCGATAA